The genome window GGTAcactggacaatttagagttaatCTAGAACATTTTTTAGTTCTATACGTAAACAAAAGTCAATAAACAATTCTCAAATAGTTGTCAAAGTGCGTTGTGGAGAGCCCCAGGGGTCTGTGAATCATCATGTCTTCAGGAATCTGTGGTGACAGAATTAATATTgggtgaattttaaaaaaaatgctctggttcAAATATATTTTTAATACATCAAATTtcaaaaatgatttttttaaaataatttgtaAATTAAATCTGTACTGAAGTGATCTGTGAtttttttatcattattattatttattatttttttttaattttgaatttttttgtttttacagtTAAAGGGGTCCAAGTCTGCAAAAAGTCAGTAAACCTCTGCATTATACAACTGACAGTGTAACACTGAGATTTACAGACAGACGAGTTCCACTTCTTACTTTAACTCAAAGTTTCTGTACTGTCTTTTTTAATGTGTACCTACAGGTCTATCTATTGTTGATCAAAGTTTTTGTATTCTTGCTGAATGGAAAAACACTTTGTTGTGTTTGGTTGTGTGTAAGGGGCAGGACGTCTCCTATAGCCCTCGCTGCAAAAGCGCCTGACGCTTCCCTTTTCATCTGGAGATGTCTGAGATAAGAGAGACTGAAGGCTTCAGCATGGCGGCTGGGCTGCTGCTCCTCTGCTGGGTTTGTACTCTGAGAAGTAAGTGTTACATCTTTTCACTTCCCTCCATTTTAAACTCTTTGACCTGCATCAGGGCTTTTGAAATCCATCATGATTAATATAAGAAGATACAGACTTTATTCCCCATCTGGGATTAAATCCTGGCGACTATAACATGAGAAATATGAAACAGACACGATTAAAAATGCCACAAGTTCAAGTCATTTTTTATTCACTATCAAAAATAATCAACAGAACAAAATGTAATTTATGTTGATCAATATGCAATTTATTCACACACATACTCATTTTTTCATTgttgctatttaaaaaaatatattttctcattttttaacattttttaaattatttattgcaTAATGGCAGTGCTATTTTTATTAAGCacaataatttttttaatttttatttttaagtcCACTAATTAGAATATAATTCATCAGACATTCAGTAAAAAAacatttcctttattttacattcAATTTTACATGATTTTATATTAGTGTTTATTAGCATTATATATACTACacattactgtgcaaaagtataGGCACCCGAATATCTTTATACAGATTTCgccttgattattattattattattattattattattgctatgcAAGTAGAAAAGACTCTTTAAGGGTTACAAATGTATttcaattagtttttttttaattaattaacaattaataaaattaaaccctgtcccctcaaaaaaaaaaaaaaaattgtggctaAAGATCATAACGTTCAAGTAATAGAGCAATTTTCAGagaaatgttttttaaaaaataaaataattaatttatAATTGCTCAATAGTTCAAATGCAGGTTGTGATGAGATATTTTATATTTAGGCGACAAATTAAATGCCCGCCTTAATTCTGGCAAATTATGTAATGGAAACACATAACtacttttatttaaataaataaattactcattttgttgaggttttttttttttagttaattcCTGCAATTTAAAacatacaaaaaagaaaaaggggtCAATAATGAAAAATCTTAAGATAATATCACAATTCAACTCAACACTTttctttatttatactgtttactcGTATTTTTAAATACATAGATATATTATAGATAGATATATTAAATATCTGTCTGAAATCTTCTTtacatgatctctctctctcttttttttaacttttttccagTAGTCCTAAAACATATAACAATTATTACAATTTTATTGATTTTCCGTAAACTGGATTATACTAAAAGTATAATACACTATTTCACTGATATTTTAGAATATATCGAAAATATATtccaagaaaaaatatatatgttttcattttttttacagtgatttTAGGTTGTTGTCACACATAATAAGTTCTTGCTGCTCAGCTTATTAAAAATACAAAGATGACCTAAAGAAGCACACTACTGCTCATTTTTAAGTACTAACATTAATATTTTGTCTTAAAATTCTTGAAAACCCCTTTTTTTTCCTTGCAGCATCTCTCTCGGCTGTGGTGACTCAGTCCCctgagttcattactgcatccgtcGGTGACTCTTTCGCAATAACATGCACTCAGGACTTGCCGATTTCATATTGTTACAACTCAGTAACCTTGCATAAAGTGAACCCTAGAACTGGAAAACTGACCGAAGCCAGAAAAAATGAGGAAAAGTTAGAAGATAATAGACGATCATGTACCAGAACAATAACTGATGCCAGAGTTCAAGACTCAGGCATTTATTACTGCATATCTATGCATGACAAAATTATTTTTATCGGATCTGGAACCAGAGTCGTCATTACAGGTGAGTTTGATTTAATGTCATACTAGGACTGTTATCATTTTGTCATTTCCCAGACTTTAAAAAACTCAATCAGGTGTGAAAGTGCACATGATGAGAGTAAAAATTACGATACCAAAATgccatacactatatggccaaaagtttgtagacGCTTGATCTAGCCATCACATCCCATAacgtcccattccagatttattcccccttcagtgttataatgagctccagtcttctcttctcttctgagaaggctttccaccAGATTTTAGGCCgtgactgtggggatttgtgatcattcagctcCAGGAGCATTAGTAagatcaggtactgatgttgtgtaaggagttccagttcatcccaaaggtgttcagtggggttgagttccgtcagggctctgtgcaggacacttgagttcttccactccgacattgtcaaaccatgtcttcatggagctcgctttgtgcacaggagcattgtcgtgctggaacaggtttgggcctcttcgtTAGTGAAGGGAAATTATAAATCTACAgcatatacaattgtgtgcttcgaactttgtggtaacagtttgaaGAAgaaacacatatgggtgtgatggtcaggtgtccacatacttttggccatgtagtgtatttCATTTTTTGCTTTGCAATCTGAAAATTCTCTACTGaattgaatgtttgacagtcaaaAAAGTACAGCAGGGTTTCTCACATTGCAACTTAAAAAATATCAAAGGCAATCGGGTAAGACCTGGAAGTCCAacaggaaaagaaaaaagcaaaataCCAAGATGAGATTGATTCCAACAAGAACTTCCAAGTGACTTTTAAAAGTGGTGGTGGATTGTGAAAAGaaatcaatattattattattattattagctcatccagccaacaggtgatgagtttatgccctcatgtgttgtccgtcatccatctgtccagtgtcgtccacatttcacaaaaatcgcttcgtctctctcaattcttcaccaatttttattctctttggcaggaaggtaggtctgcccagGGGTTCATATAGCTTCtatacaaatttgcataattgcaattaataatgaagatatggactaattaattAATCCATAACGAGCAGTttgcacacaaatcacttcttctccctcaactcttcaccgattttgattgtttctctcatgaaggtagggggacctagggtgcacaTAGCttttacccagatttgcttcattacaattattaatgaagttatgggctAATTAAGTaaggccttaatgagcagttcaacaaaaaggtcaattccttgccattttggattctttctgccaaataggtcggtattcctagggtggatatcgcttcaatatatagcttgtatatagtgtatatagcttgcaacatttattgcgcgaggaaggtggcccactttagatcgttccttctagactagacggggccggagtgagctacgccgtcattgacggtctcgttgtaCTTtctatccgtttatagttacatttaatgttctgaGAAACGAGTTCCTCTTAACACTTAGAGCTATCCCCTTACCCTGATCTGTCGTTTCCTCACCAGGCTCTTtgcctcttttttctctcttttgaagttaatgaaacagaaaaaaaatgcagcttgtttcCATTTTGAAGACTTTCCTCGGGTGGAAAACCTACTgaatgttacaaagcgctgatacTGGAGTCTCCTtccaaaatgttaaataaacatctcgttacaaaaaaacaaacaaaaaaaaaaaacccacacaccacatgtacaattatatatctttttttataatCTGTTTAAGTGTAGCATCTATGGTAGAATTCCTGTGATTgacctgttactatagaaacaagtgcattaatataaatatCATAAAAACAATGATCTGCTATTATCAGCTATCAAAGCTGCTGTGATAGAAAAATAATGAAGCAACACCTTCTGGTCAATCCatgcagcactgtgtgtgtgtgtgtgtgtgtgtgtgttgtagataAGAGTCCGTTAAAGCCGTCTATCGTTCTGTACACACCGATGGAGGTGGACACTCCGACTGTTCTCCTGCAGTGTGTGGTGATGAATGCCGTTCCGTCTCAGATCAGGGTTTCGTGGTTAATTGATGAAGACGAGCGCACAGGATGGACAGAATCAGGCTGGACAGGACATGGCGATTCAGCCTCAGAATACACTCGAGCTCAGATCCTGATTCCTGTAGAGGAATGGAGGGAAGCGGCTCATGTCATCGAGTGTGTGGTGACTTATGGAAACGAGAGCATGTCGCAAACTCTGCAGAGACAAAGTAAGCAAactttaatgtctttaattatacactaccgttcaaaagtttggggtcactttgaaatgtccttatttttgaaagaaaagcactgttcttttcaatgaagatcactttaaactaatcagaaatccactctatacattgctaatgtggtaaatgactattctagctgcaaatgtctggtttttggtgcaatatctccataggtgtatagaggcccatttccagcaactctcactccagtgttctaatggtacaatgtgtttgctcattgcctcagaaggctaatggatgattagaaaacccttgtacaatcatgttagcacagctgaaaacagttgagctctttagagaagctataaaactgaccttcctttgagcagattgagtttctggagcgtcacatttgtggggtcgattaaatgctcaaaatggccagaaaaatgtcttgactgtattttctattcattttgcaacttatggtgggaaatagaagtgtgacttttcatggaaaacacaaaattgtctgggtgaccccaaacttttgagcggTAATGTAAACCTGATTAAGACCGAGTGGAGAATAAAATAATATAGCAAGCATGTTTATTAAGTGCTATTTTGTAATATGTGTCTAACTACATTTCTGTACTCTCTCTCTATGTGTTATATTCATCAGGCGGAAATAATTAGCCATTTGAGTACTgtatttggttaaaaaaaaaaaaatccaatacacTGCATGCAAAATGCCCACACTGAAACTGAATATATTGTGAATATGTTGTTGGAATAATCCAGAATATAAGT of Neoarius graeffei isolate fNeoGra1 chromosome 22, fNeoGra1.pri, whole genome shotgun sequence contains these proteins:
- the LOC132870739 gene encoding immunoglobulin lambda-1 light chain-like isoform X1 codes for the protein MSEIRETEGFSMAAGLLLLCWVCTLRTSLSAVVTQSPEFITASVGDSFAITCTQDLPISYCYNSVTLHKVNPRTGKLTEARKNEEKLEDNRRSCTRTITDARVQDSGIYYCISMHDKIIFIGSGTRVVITDKSPLKPSIVLYTPMEVDTPTVLLQCVVMNAVPSQIRVSWLIDEDERTGWTESGWTGHGDSASEYTRAQILIPVEEWREAAHVIECVVTYGNESMSQTLQRQRRHSDPTCLWLLYGGCAVAVFTIVVAITVALCLRKEKRQTFPVKRPCAGVDTQRKHQTQGKQATLRTNLEKPCQVSVQYPTLYTPHSHHTLLHLLMADSHVFISLQEVEYSCLNPEIFKQQPNAPPLELD
- the LOC132870739 gene encoding immunoglobulin lambda-1 light chain-like isoform X2; protein product: MSEIRETEGFSMAAGLLLLCWVCTLRTSLSAVVTQSPEFITASVGDSFAITCTQDLPISYCYNSVTLHKVNPRTGKLTEARKNEEKLEDNRRSCTRTITDARVQDSGIYYCISMHDKIIFIGSGTRVVITDKSPLKPSIVLYTPMEVDTPTVLLQCVVMNAVPSQIRVSWLIDEDERTGWTESGWTGHGDSASEYTRAQILIPVEEWREAAHVIECVVTYGNESMSQTLQRQRRHSDPTCLWLLYGGCAVAVFTIVVAITVALCLRKEKRQTFPVKRPCAGVDTQRKHQTQGKQATLRTNLEKPCQVSEVEYSCLNPEIFKQQPNAPPLELD